In one window of Marinobacter salsuginis DNA:
- a CDS encoding Tex family protein, with protein MNSISRRIAEELGVREQQVNATVELLDEGATVPFIARYRKEITGSLDDSQLRNLEERLRYLRELEDRRATILKSIEEQGKLTDELKATIQEADTKNRLEDLYLPYKPKRRTKAQIAREAGLEPLADALYDDPTLDPETTAQGYLNKEAGVEDTKAALDGARYILMERFAEDAELLGSLRDFIWQEGQLKVTVVEGKENEGAKFRDYFDHVEPLKKVPSHRALAILRGRNEGVLGYTIVVGDTDDDRRAPHPAEQRIAARWNIRDNGRAADKWLSEVVRWTWRVKLSTQIETDLMAQVREAAETEAINVFGANLKDLLLLAPAGPRPTLGLDPGLRTGVKVAVIDGTGQVAGHGAIFPHAPQNQWDRSIEQLAAWCREYKIELVAIGNGTASRETEKLVADLSKRYPELKLARIVVSESGASVYSASEFASKELPDLDVTIRGAVSIARRLQDPLAELVKIEPKSIGVGQYQHDVSQVQLSRSLDAVVEDCVNGVGVDLNTASAPLLARVSGLNQTIAQNIIEFRNQNGMFRNRKQLLKVTRLGDRTFEQAAGFLRIAGGENPLDRSSVHPEAYGVVEAIAKKNGRKVDDIIGDSAFLRGLNPQDYVTEQFGLPTIKDIISELEKPGRDPRPEFRFASFEEGVETLSDLKPGMMLEGSVTNVTNFGAFVDIGVHQDGLVHISALSHTFVKDPREVVKAGDIVKVKVMDVDIPRKRIALTMRMDDQPGEKNEGKPMASNRSGANRKGGNRNANSGGSGQKSPQGAMAGALAQALASARKDS; from the coding sequence ATGAACAGTATCTCCAGGCGCATCGCCGAGGAACTCGGTGTCCGCGAGCAGCAGGTTAATGCCACCGTCGAACTGCTCGACGAGGGCGCGACCGTTCCGTTTATCGCCCGCTACCGGAAAGAGATCACAGGCTCACTGGATGACAGCCAGTTGAGGAACCTGGAAGAACGTCTGCGCTATCTGCGGGAACTGGAAGACCGTCGTGCCACCATCCTCAAGAGCATTGAGGAGCAGGGCAAGCTCACCGACGAACTCAAGGCCACCATCCAGGAGGCCGACACCAAGAACCGTCTGGAAGATCTTTACCTGCCCTACAAGCCCAAGCGCCGCACCAAGGCCCAGATCGCCCGGGAGGCGGGTCTGGAACCGCTGGCTGACGCGCTCTACGACGATCCGACTCTGGACCCTGAAACGACGGCCCAGGGCTACCTGAATAAAGAAGCCGGTGTGGAAGACACCAAGGCCGCCCTGGATGGCGCGCGCTATATACTCATGGAGCGCTTTGCCGAGGATGCCGAGCTGTTGGGCAGCCTGCGGGACTTCATCTGGCAGGAGGGCCAGCTGAAAGTGACCGTGGTGGAAGGCAAGGAAAACGAGGGCGCCAAGTTCCGGGATTACTTCGATCATGTTGAGCCCCTGAAAAAGGTTCCGTCCCACCGCGCCCTGGCCATCCTTCGGGGCCGGAATGAGGGCGTTCTCGGCTACACCATCGTGGTCGGCGATACCGATGACGACCGTCGCGCACCCCATCCGGCCGAGCAGCGTATTGCCGCCCGCTGGAACATTCGTGACAACGGCCGCGCCGCCGATAAATGGCTTTCGGAAGTCGTTCGCTGGACCTGGCGGGTGAAGCTTTCCACCCAGATTGAAACCGATCTCATGGCGCAGGTGCGAGAGGCCGCCGAAACCGAAGCCATCAACGTCTTTGGCGCTAACCTAAAGGATCTTCTGCTGCTGGCGCCGGCTGGCCCTCGACCCACCCTGGGCCTGGACCCCGGGTTGCGTACCGGAGTGAAGGTGGCTGTTATTGATGGCACCGGCCAGGTGGCCGGCCACGGCGCCATTTTCCCCCACGCGCCACAGAACCAGTGGGACCGTTCTATCGAGCAACTGGCGGCCTGGTGTCGGGAGTACAAGATCGAGCTGGTGGCCATTGGCAATGGCACCGCGTCCCGGGAGACTGAGAAGCTGGTCGCCGATCTCAGCAAGCGGTATCCCGAATTGAAGCTGGCACGGATTGTGGTCAGTGAGTCCGGCGCGTCGGTTTACTCGGCGTCCGAGTTCGCCTCTAAAGAACTGCCTGATCTGGATGTCACCATCCGTGGCGCGGTATCCATTGCCCGCCGGTTGCAGGATCCGCTGGCAGAGCTGGTAAAAATCGAGCCCAAATCCATCGGGGTAGGGCAGTACCAGCACGATGTCTCCCAGGTGCAGCTGTCCCGCAGTCTCGACGCCGTGGTGGAAGACTGTGTAAACGGCGTGGGCGTGGACCTGAATACCGCCTCAGCGCCATTGCTGGCGCGGGTCTCGGGCCTGAACCAGACCATCGCCCAGAACATCATCGAGTTCCGCAATCAGAACGGCATGTTCCGTAACCGGAAACAGCTGCTGAAGGTTACCCGGCTGGGTGACCGCACGTTCGAGCAGGCGGCGGGCTTTCTGCGTATTGCCGGCGGCGAGAATCCCCTGGACCGGTCGTCGGTTCATCCCGAAGCCTATGGCGTGGTCGAGGCCATCGCGAAGAAGAATGGCCGCAAGGTGGACGATATTATCGGCGATTCTGCCTTCCTGCGTGGTCTGAATCCCCAGGATTACGTAACAGAACAGTTCGGTTTGCCGACTATCAAGGACATTATCTCGGAACTGGAGAAGCCGGGGCGGGATCCTCGGCCTGAATTCCGCTTTGCCAGCTTCGAGGAAGGGGTTGAGACCCTGAGTGATCTCAAGCCGGGCATGATGTTGGAAGGCTCGGTGACCAACGTTACCAATTTTGGCGCGTTCGTGGACATTGGCGTGCACCAGGACGGACTCGTGCATATCTCCGCGCTGTCACACACGTTTGTCAAAGATCCGCGCGAAGTGGTCAAGGCCGGGGATATCGTCAAGGTCAAGGTGATGGATGTGGATATCCCGCGCAAACGAATTGCCCTGACCATGCGCATGGATGACCAGCCCGGCGAGAAGAACGAGGGCAAGCCAATGGCCTCCAATCGCTCTGGGGCCAACCGTAAAGGCGGTAATCGGAACGCCAACAGTGGCGGTTCCGGTCAGAAATCCCCGCAGGGCGCCATGGCTGGCGCGCTGGCCCAGGCGCTTGCCTCGGCGCGCAAGGACAGCTGA
- the gshA gene encoding glutamate--cysteine ligase, whose product MAESRHSVFRQFAASDWDGFLKGVEKEGLRVDRNGFIAQTPHPEALGSALTHPRITTDYSEALLELITPVFNSTGGMLKSLRDIHTFVQQNLGDEVFWAASMPCELDGDPSIPIAEYGSSNIGQLKHVYRQGLAVRYGRMMQSIAGAHYNLSLPDSFWQKWQELLGNEQSLKDFKSDQYFWLIRNFRRRSWLLMLLFGASPALDASFVAGVNHDLSRFDQRTWYGEHATSLRMGDLGYHNNAQASLNICFNELSTYTQTLDRAIHTTWPAYEAIGTRRGDQFIQINTSVLQIENEYYSAVRPKRTTQREEKPIQALEARGVEYIEVRCLDLDPFSPVGVNEAQIDFLDLFLLDCLLSDSPRIGDEECERLDDNYKDVVASGRYRELKLCRGGSRTPVADAATDILAQLEPLAELLDSWRGDDTYRRALAAQRETLSGEWTVPSARVLDAMRSSGLGHREWGMEMAQQHQQTLRQEGLDASVRQAFEAMTAESLAEQAQMERADTLPFSEFLEQYLRS is encoded by the coding sequence ATGGCTGAATCCCGCCATTCCGTATTTCGTCAGTTCGCTGCCAGCGACTGGGATGGTTTTCTCAAGGGTGTCGAAAAAGAAGGGCTGCGGGTGGATCGCAATGGCTTCATCGCCCAGACCCCGCATCCCGAAGCCCTGGGTTCGGCACTGACCCACCCGAGAATTACCACCGATTATTCAGAGGCCTTGCTGGAGCTGATCACGCCTGTGTTCAACAGCACCGGGGGGATGCTGAAGTCGCTGCGTGACATCCACACCTTCGTGCAGCAGAACCTCGGTGATGAGGTCTTCTGGGCAGCGAGCATGCCCTGTGAACTGGATGGCGATCCGAGTATCCCCATCGCCGAATACGGCAGTTCCAACATTGGCCAGCTCAAGCACGTATACCGGCAGGGGCTGGCGGTAAGGTATGGGCGGATGATGCAGAGCATTGCCGGCGCCCACTACAACCTGTCGCTACCCGATAGTTTCTGGCAAAAGTGGCAGGAATTGCTGGGCAACGAGCAAAGCCTGAAAGACTTCAAGTCAGATCAGTATTTCTGGCTCATCCGCAACTTCCGCCGCCGTAGCTGGCTGCTGATGTTGCTGTTCGGTGCCTCGCCAGCCCTGGATGCCAGCTTTGTTGCCGGCGTAAACCATGATCTCTCGCGATTTGACCAGCGCACCTGGTACGGTGAGCACGCTACCTCCCTGCGGATGGGCGATCTGGGCTACCACAACAATGCCCAGGCCTCACTGAATATCTGTTTCAATGAGCTCAGCACCTACACCCAGACTCTGGACCGTGCTATCCACACCACCTGGCCGGCCTATGAAGCCATCGGCACCCGCCGGGGCGACCAGTTCATCCAGATCAACACCAGTGTCCTGCAGATCGAAAACGAGTATTACAGCGCCGTGCGCCCCAAACGCACCACGCAGCGGGAAGAAAAACCCATCCAGGCCCTGGAAGCCCGGGGTGTGGAATACATCGAGGTACGGTGTCTGGACCTCGATCCTTTCTCACCGGTGGGCGTGAACGAGGCCCAGATCGATTTCCTCGATCTGTTCCTCCTTGATTGCCTGCTGTCAGACTCGCCCCGTATCGGCGATGAAGAGTGCGAGCGTCTTGATGACAATTACAAGGATGTGGTGGCCAGCGGCCGTTACCGGGAATTGAAGCTTTGCCGTGGTGGATCACGTACCCCGGTGGCAGACGCTGCTACCGACATTCTGGCACAACTGGAACCACTGGCCGAGTTGCTGGATAGCTGGCGGGGGGATGACACCTACCGTCGCGCACTGGCTGCCCAGCGCGAGACCTTGAGCGGTGAATGGACGGTACCTTCTGCCCGGGTTCTGGACGCCATGCGCTCGTCAGGCCTGGGCCACCGGGAGTGGGGCATGGAAATGGCCCAGCAGCATCAGCAAACCCTCAGGCAGGAAGGCCTGGATGCCAGTGTGCGCCAGGCCTTTGAGGCCATGACGGCGGAGTCCCTGGCCGAGCAGGCGCAGATGGAGCGTGCCGATACCCTGCCGTTCAGCGAGTTTCTGGAACAATACCTGCGTTCCTGA
- the rmf gene encoding ribosome modulation factor has protein sequence MARDIKLGWDVEALNKAYRQGYMAATMGMDKARCPYRGEVVIAAWEAGWDDADQVARDDRDQADDLFSRIA, from the coding sequence ATGGCAAGGGATATCAAACTCGGCTGGGATGTGGAAGCGCTCAACAAGGCTTACCGTCAGGGCTACATGGCTGCGACCATGGGCATGGATAAAGCCCGCTGCCCCTATCGGGGTGAAGTTGTCATCGCCGCCTGGGAAGCCGGCTGGGACGACGCCGATCAGGTGGCCCGGGATGACCGGGACCAGGCAGACGATCTGTTTTCACGGATCGCCTGA
- a CDS encoding flagellar basal body-associated FliL family protein gives MTRQPKSVLTLLFLLFAMMPLPAVSQDEEDTEEEVAEEESGVTDYISMDPPFVTHVGTSGSKPTYLKAAVTLRARSTSTRPALEAHMPRLRHELVMLFGEQTNTDRLTSMEGQVALREEAKQRINAVLEEQQTGESIAGVLFTEFVVQK, from the coding sequence ATGACACGCCAGCCAAAATCCGTTCTGACACTTCTGTTTCTGTTGTTTGCCATGATGCCCTTACCCGCCGTTTCCCAGGATGAGGAGGATACCGAGGAGGAAGTGGCTGAAGAGGAAAGCGGCGTTACCGATTACATCAGCATGGATCCACCGTTCGTGACCCACGTTGGCACTTCCGGTAGCAAGCCAACCTACCTGAAAGCTGCGGTGACACTAAGGGCCCGGAGTACCAGCACACGGCCCGCCCTGGAAGCGCATATGCCACGATTGAGACACGAACTGGTCATGCTGTTTGGTGAACAAACCAATACGGATCGTCTTACATCTATGGAAGGGCAGGTAGCGTTGCGCGAAGAAGCCAAACAGAGGATCAATGCGGTATTGGAGGAACAACAAACCGGCGAGAGCATAGCCGGTGTGCTGTTTACAGAATTCGTGGTGCAGAAGTAA
- a CDS encoding disulfide bond formation protein B — MTSRWVFGLVFLVCAALLGVAFYMEHVMGLEPCPLCWLQRFGFMGTGLVSFLAFLQGPTGFGVRIYGFLLVLTSGAGLGIAGRQLWLQSLPTDQVPACGPSVDYMLDVLPWFEVLSTALRGTGDCAEVVWRFLGLSIPGWTAVFFSLLVITGLVLMFRRQKAREWIRG, encoded by the coding sequence TTGACCAGCAGATGGGTGTTCGGGCTTGTTTTCCTTGTTTGTGCCGCGCTTCTGGGTGTGGCGTTCTATATGGAGCATGTGATGGGCCTGGAGCCCTGCCCGCTTTGCTGGCTGCAGCGCTTTGGCTTCATGGGTACCGGCCTGGTGAGTTTCCTGGCCTTCCTCCAGGGGCCCACCGGGTTCGGTGTTCGCATTTACGGCTTTCTTCTGGTGCTGACTTCCGGAGCCGGGCTGGGTATCGCTGGGCGGCAACTGTGGCTGCAGAGTCTCCCGACGGACCAGGTACCTGCCTGTGGCCCTTCCGTTGACTACATGCTTGATGTCCTGCCCTGGTTTGAAGTCCTGTCTACCGCTCTCCGGGGTACCGGGGACTGTGCCGAGGTGGTATGGCGCTTCCTGGGGTTGAGTATCCCCGGCTGGACGGCTGTGTTTTTCTCACTGCTGGTCATCACTGGTCTGGTGTTGATGTTTCGCCGGCAAAAAGCCCGGGAATGGATTCGGGGCTGA
- a CDS encoding Rsd/AlgQ family anti-sigma factor — protein sequence MLENCRNARERWGGVSELIDRWLKERQELLVHYCDLSGENDFSQTEALKEKFVRLCEVLVDYVSTGHFEIYEQLVREAREFNDGGLELAAKVYPRIEQTTEVALNFNDRLDGRDLSEEDVKELFGELSKLGETLETRFEMEDFLIEHLHNAHAGKVASA from the coding sequence ATGTTGGAAAATTGCCGAAATGCCAGGGAGCGCTGGGGTGGCGTCAGCGAACTGATTGATCGCTGGCTCAAGGAGCGTCAGGAGCTGTTGGTGCATTACTGCGACCTGTCCGGGGAAAATGACTTCTCTCAGACAGAAGCGTTGAAAGAGAAGTTTGTGCGCCTGTGTGAAGTGTTGGTGGATTATGTCTCCACCGGCCACTTCGAAATTTATGAGCAGCTGGTCCGTGAAGCCAGGGAATTCAACGATGGTGGCCTCGAACTGGCTGCCAAAGTTTACCCCCGGATTGAGCAGACCACCGAGGTGGCCCTTAACTTCAACGACCGTCTGGATGGCCGGGACTTGTCGGAAGAAGATGTCAAAGAGTTGTTTGGCGAGCTGTCGAAGCTGGGTGAAACCCTGGAGACCCGGTTCGAGATGGAGGATTTCCTGATCGAGCACCTTCACAATGCCCATGCCGGCAAAGTAGCCTCTGCCTGA
- a CDS encoding FKBP-type peptidyl-prolyl cis-trans isomerase: protein MKKTLLALAVTGLVAGCSTPPEAPEQPKLDSTDQKVSYGMGLVLGERMGNDLPNLQMDQFLQGIQHGHAGDEEAKRMSREEIQQALMTYQQQLQEEQGKQMEELAQKNLEAGEAFLAENAERDGVETTESGLQYEILEQGDGEKPAATDTVQVHYTGELLSGEVFDSSRERGEPVTFALNQVIPGWTEGLQLMNEGARYKLYIPSDLAYGPGGNRAIGPNETLVFDVELLEINPGSGD from the coding sequence ATGAAGAAAACACTCCTTGCACTGGCAGTGACCGGCCTTGTTGCCGGCTGTTCCACACCGCCCGAAGCCCCGGAACAACCGAAACTGGATTCAACGGACCAGAAGGTTAGCTATGGCATGGGCCTGGTTCTGGGTGAGCGCATGGGCAACGACCTGCCGAACCTGCAGATGGACCAGTTCCTTCAGGGCATCCAGCATGGCCACGCCGGCGACGAGGAAGCCAAGCGTATGAGCCGCGAGGAAATCCAGCAGGCTCTGATGACCTATCAGCAGCAGCTGCAGGAAGAACAGGGCAAGCAGATGGAAGAACTGGCCCAGAAGAATCTTGAAGCGGGTGAGGCCTTCCTGGCAGAAAATGCCGAGCGTGATGGCGTAGAAACCACCGAGTCCGGCCTCCAGTACGAGATCCTTGAACAGGGTGACGGCGAAAAGCCCGCAGCGACCGATACGGTTCAGGTGCACTACACCGGCGAACTGTTGTCTGGCGAAGTGTTTGACAGCTCCCGCGAGCGTGGTGAGCCAGTTACCTTCGCCCTGAACCAGGTCATTCCCGGCTGGACCGAGGGTCTTCAGCTGATGAACGAGGGTGCCCGCTACAAGCTCTACATTCCATCAGATCTGGCTTACGGTCCGGGCGGCAACCGGGCGATCGGTCCCAACGAAACCCTGGTGTTCGATGTCGAGCTGCTGGAGATCAACCCGGGCTCAGGAGACTAA
- a CDS encoding DUF4124 domain-containing protein, protein MIMKWLIRLSFPALGLLLLLIFFGLNDPEQVSEPVAEEEQPEIPAFEGLVPSPIPTEGPEIVFKWQDTDGNWHYADQPPEQGRWNTLAIERRDKAFPRLQSPEPETDWRSPYSAPFSLGPSAAGTNGS, encoded by the coding sequence ATGATCATGAAATGGCTAATACGGCTCTCGTTTCCGGCTCTCGGATTACTGTTATTGCTGATTTTCTTCGGCCTGAACGATCCGGAGCAGGTCTCCGAACCAGTGGCCGAAGAGGAACAACCGGAAATTCCTGCTTTCGAGGGTCTGGTACCCTCACCGATTCCCACCGAGGGCCCCGAGATCGTGTTCAAATGGCAGGACACCGATGGCAACTGGCACTATGCTGACCAGCCGCCGGAGCAGGGCCGCTGGAACACCCTCGCCATTGAGCGGCGCGACAAGGCTTTCCCGCGCCTCCAATCCCCGGAGCCGGAAACAGACTGGCGATCCCCCTATAGCGCCCCTTTCTCTCTGGGACCATCCGCCGCCGGAACCAACGGCAGCTGA
- a CDS encoding TIGR02444 family protein: MSVGSATIPDFSTSPLELPEDLEPENPLWRFALAFWKYPDVQTSCLALQDQGWSVTRILSAAWLALSERAFTGVEDATVTEWRDRVTGALRRARKSLPRDADNCQKLRTGIASLELEAEQIELALSWRTLMTNNPEHNDMQGRDTLIISNLVAAAPTSPVDDSARLLLNTLADTLAHFPKGDHQP, encoded by the coding sequence ATGTCGGTCGGCTCGGCTACCATCCCGGATTTTTCGACATCGCCGCTTGAGTTGCCGGAAGACCTGGAACCGGAGAACCCGCTCTGGCGTTTTGCATTGGCGTTCTGGAAATACCCGGACGTTCAGACCAGCTGCCTGGCGCTTCAGGATCAGGGCTGGAGCGTAACGCGCATTCTCAGTGCGGCCTGGCTGGCTCTCTCTGAAAGGGCCTTCACCGGGGTCGAGGACGCTACGGTAACAGAGTGGCGCGACCGTGTAACCGGTGCGCTGCGCAGGGCGAGGAAGTCACTGCCCCGAGACGCCGACAATTGTCAGAAGCTCCGAACCGGCATCGCCAGCCTGGAGCTTGAAGCCGAACAGATCGAACTGGCCTTGAGCTGGCGAACGCTAATGACCAACAACCCGGAACACAATGACATGCAGGGACGCGACACGCTGATCATATCCAATCTCGTTGCGGCGGCACCGACATCACCGGTTGATGACAGTGCCAGGCTCCTGCTGAATACACTGGCCGACACCCTGGCCCACTTCCCCAAGGGAGACCACCAGCCATGA
- a CDS encoding ATP-binding cassette domain-containing protein, protein MLTITDLSLQRGGVWLLESVDLTVQPGQRVAIVGANGAGKSSLFQLLLGQLAPEQGAVSLPGGCRIAHMAQEVETTDRSARDFVLDGDLDLRRLEAELARAETAGDDHAIARIHGELDVHEAWSAARRAEALLRGLGFSDEDADRPVSAFSGGWRIRLNLAQALMRPSDLLLLDEPTNHLDLDACLWLENWLRRYPGTLLFISHDRDFMDRVATHVVHFDRRKLELYTGNYSAFEGQRSERLAQQQAGFERQQARIAEIQRFIDRFKAKATKARQAQSRVKALERMERIAPAHIDSPFSFEFPVAEKVSNPLLSIRNGKAGHGNTPVLNGINLTLLPGSRIGLLGPNGAGKSTLMDALRGEGTLLSGDRTCGEHLAIGYFAQHQLESLDLDASPFLHLQRLSPKASEQSIRNFLGGFDFHGDEALSAIRSFSGGEKARVALAVIAWQKPNLLLLDEPTNHLDLEMRQALTMALQNFEGAIVVVSHDRHLLRNTVDEFWLVNDGRVTEYQGDLEDYERWLADRRKDDTEAPKRIPAGQQTAEESSEAVGAVGESAEDRKARKRAEAALRQKLSPYRKKQGALEKEMEQLQQTLSALEEQLSDPGLYDDGGKARLKELLGEQAAATARLEEVEAQWLEVSEEVESLEAELAG, encoded by the coding sequence ATGTTAACGATAACCGATCTCAGTTTACAACGGGGTGGCGTCTGGTTGCTAGAATCCGTCGACCTCACCGTGCAGCCCGGACAGCGTGTCGCGATCGTCGGTGCCAATGGTGCCGGCAAATCCAGTCTTTTTCAGCTCTTGCTGGGCCAGTTGGCCCCGGAGCAGGGAGCAGTCTCACTGCCCGGTGGTTGCCGCATTGCCCACATGGCACAGGAAGTCGAGACAACCGACCGGAGTGCCCGGGATTTTGTCCTGGATGGCGATCTGGATCTGCGCCGCCTGGAAGCCGAGCTTGCCAGGGCGGAAACGGCCGGGGATGACCATGCCATTGCCCGCATACACGGAGAGCTCGATGTGCACGAGGCCTGGTCTGCAGCACGCCGGGCGGAGGCGTTGCTGCGTGGGTTGGGCTTCTCTGACGAGGACGCCGACCGACCGGTGTCGGCATTTTCCGGTGGCTGGCGGATCCGGTTGAATCTGGCGCAGGCCCTGATGCGGCCGTCCGATCTGTTGCTTCTGGATGAGCCTACCAACCACCTGGATCTTGATGCCTGCCTGTGGCTTGAGAACTGGCTGCGTCGCTACCCCGGCACCTTGCTGTTCATCTCTCACGACCGTGATTTCATGGATCGGGTTGCCACCCATGTGGTGCATTTCGATCGGCGCAAGCTGGAGTTGTATACGGGTAATTACTCAGCCTTTGAAGGCCAGCGCAGTGAACGTCTTGCCCAGCAGCAGGCCGGTTTCGAACGCCAACAGGCCCGGATTGCCGAAATCCAGCGTTTCATAGACCGGTTCAAGGCCAAGGCCACCAAGGCCCGCCAGGCCCAGAGCCGGGTCAAGGCGCTGGAGCGGATGGAGCGCATTGCCCCGGCCCATATTGATTCGCCCTTCAGCTTCGAGTTTCCAGTGGCGGAAAAGGTCTCCAATCCGCTGTTGTCGATACGCAATGGCAAGGCCGGCCACGGCAATACCCCGGTCCTCAATGGTATCAATCTGACCTTGTTGCCCGGCAGCCGGATTGGCCTGCTAGGTCCCAATGGCGCCGGTAAATCCACGTTGATGGATGCGCTTCGGGGCGAGGGCACCTTGTTATCCGGGGATCGGACCTGTGGCGAACATCTGGCCATTGGTTACTTTGCCCAGCATCAGCTGGAGTCGCTGGATCTTGATGCCAGCCCGTTCCTGCACCTGCAGCGGCTGTCGCCAAAGGCGTCAGAGCAGAGTATCCGGAACTTTCTCGGCGGTTTCGATTTCCATGGCGATGAGGCCCTGAGTGCCATCCGCTCGTTCTCCGGCGGTGAAAAGGCCAGGGTGGCGCTTGCCGTGATTGCCTGGCAGAAACCGAACCTCCTCCTGCTCGACGAACCGACCAACCACCTGGATCTGGAAATGCGCCAGGCCCTGACCATGGCGCTGCAGAACTTTGAAGGCGCCATTGTGGTGGTTTCACACGATCGCCATCTGCTGAGAAACACGGTGGACGAGTTCTGGCTGGTCAATGATGGCCGGGTGACCGAATACCAGGGCGATCTGGAGGACTATGAGCGCTGGCTGGCGGACCGCCGGAAAGACGACACCGAAGCACCGAAACGAATACCTGCCGGGCAGCAGACTGCCGAAGAGTCCTCCGAGGCAGTGGGGGCAGTAGGAGAGAGCGCCGAGGATCGAAAGGCCCGCAAGCGGGCAGAGGCGGCCCTGCGCCAGAAACTGAGTCCCTATCGCAAGAAGCAGGGTGCCCTGGAAAAGGAAATGGAGCAGCTTCAGCAAACGCTGTCGGCTCTGGAGGAGCAACTGTCTGATCCGGGTCTGTATGACGACGGCGGAAAGGCGCGCCTGAAAGAACTGCTGGGCGAGCAGGCCGCTGCAACCGCGCGCCTGGAAGAGGTGGAGGCCCAGTGGCTTGAAGTCAGTGAAGAGGTGGAATCCCTGGAGGCGGAGCTGGCTGGCTGA
- the ppx gene encoding exopolyphosphatase codes for MTAASTAENAAASREVLAAIDMGSNSFHMVVARLVHGEIRTLEKMGEKVQLGAGLDQYNRLTEEAQERALACLGRFAQRLKGMPPEAVQIVGTNALRVARNAHQFMTRAEEVLGYPVEIIAGREEARLIYLGVSHTLSDDIGRRLVIDIGGGSTEFIIGQRFEPQELESLHMGCVSFRNRYFPDGKITKRQMDKAVTHAEQELLNIRQHYRSVGWQSAVGSSGSIKAIASVLATLKITDGTITLAAMQELRKRLVDMGKTEKLGDLGVRSDRQSIFPAGFAILMGAFQSLGIRDMAFADGALREGLLYDIVGRIQHEDVRERTISALQERYHVDQEHGAAVEETAVAAWQQVADAWGLNTAADEEVLRWACRLHEIGLTISHSQYHKHGAYLLRYSDLPGFTQQFQRDLATLVRGHRRKFASAIFEGLDPEDIARLRYLCVLVRLAVLIQHPRNMELPPAFTLTAHKDKLVLEFPEGWLDDRPLTLADLENERDYLAKQDFVLELNGG; via the coding sequence GTGACGGCCGCATCCACCGCCGAAAACGCTGCCGCCTCACGCGAGGTACTGGCAGCCATCGACATGGGCTCGAACAGCTTCCACATGGTGGTTGCCCGACTAGTGCATGGGGAAATCCGGACCCTCGAAAAGATGGGTGAAAAGGTTCAGCTCGGGGCCGGGCTGGATCAGTACAATAGGCTCACGGAAGAGGCTCAGGAGCGAGCCCTGGCGTGCCTCGGACGCTTCGCACAGCGGCTCAAGGGCATGCCACCGGAGGCAGTACAGATTGTGGGTACCAACGCGCTCCGCGTCGCCCGAAACGCCCATCAGTTCATGACCCGGGCTGAAGAGGTCCTGGGTTATCCGGTGGAGATCATTGCCGGTCGCGAAGAAGCACGCCTGATTTACCTGGGCGTTTCCCACACACTGTCTGACGATATCGGCCGCCGACTGGTGATCGACATTGGCGGTGGCAGCACCGAATTCATCATCGGGCAACGGTTCGAACCCCAGGAGCTTGAAAGCCTGCACATGGGCTGCGTGTCATTCCGCAACCGGTACTTCCCGGACGGAAAGATCACCAAGCGGCAGATGGACAAGGCCGTGACCCATGCCGAACAGGAGCTGCTCAACATCCGACAGCACTACCGTTCGGTGGGCTGGCAGAGCGCGGTGGGCTCGTCCGGTTCGATCAAGGCCATTGCCAGCGTCCTGGCGACCCTGAAAATCACTGACGGCACCATTACGCTCGCGGCCATGCAGGAGCTTCGCAAGCGGCTGGTGGATATGGGTAAGACGGAAAAACTGGGAGACCTGGGTGTACGCTCGGACCGCCAGAGCATTTTCCCGGCGGGATTCGCCATACTGATGGGGGCATTCCAGTCTCTTGGCATCCGGGATATGGCGTTCGCCGACGGCGCACTGCGGGAAGGCCTGCTCTACGACATTGTCGGGCGCATCCAGCATGAGGACGTCCGGGAGCGGACCATATCCGCGCTACAGGAGCGTTACCATGTGGACCAGGAACACGGTGCCGCCGTTGAGGAAACCGCCGTGGCTGCCTGGCAGCAAGTCGCCGATGCCTGGGGGCTGAATACGGCAGCCGATGAAGAAGTGCTGCGCTGGGCCTGTCGGCTGCACGAGATCGGGCTGACCATTTCTCACAGCCAGTATCACAAACACGGCGCCTACCTGTTGCGCTACTCGGACCTGCCCGGTTTTACCCAACAGTTCCAGCGGGATCTGGCCACCCTGGTGCGTGGCCACCGACGCAAGTTCGCTTCGGCTATCTTCGAAGGCCTGGACCCGGAAGACATCGCAAGGCTGCGCTACCTGTGCGTATTGGTCCGTCTGGCCGTTCTGATCCAACACCCGCGCAATATGGAACTACCTCCGGCCTTTACCCTGACTGCCCACAAGGACAAGCTGGTGCTGGAGTTTCCAGAAGGCTGGCTCGACGACAGGCCACTGACCCTGGCCGACCTGGAGAACGAGCGAGACTACCTCGCCAAACAGGATTTTGTCCTGGAGCTGAACGGCGGCTGA